TGATCGTTCACGTCACCCACGATCGCCTGCGGCGAGGGGGTGGGTCCAGCCCCTTGCGCCCGGACGCGTGAGTGATCCATCACGAGTCGGTCCCACGGACAGCAAGTCCGGCGACGCAGGCGGTGCGCCGCGATGCGAGTTCCGGTCGGTTGAACCGCCATGAGGCCGTCTGCAAGGTTGCCGAGAAGACCACCTTGTTCAGCTCGGTCATCCGGTCCCAGGACGCGTCACGTGCCTGTTCTGAGTTGCTGTCGGCACAGGACGTGCGAAGACACGACCCCTTCCCCGAAGCCCGTCACGAGGCAGACCAGTCATTTACGTCCAGGTTTTCCTGCACGGTCAGGGCCTGCGAGTCGCGAGAGACCTTCCTCTGGGCGCTTCTCGCGCCCCACTGTCTGGCCCTCTCGAAGTAGCTGGAGGACACATTGAGCCGCTGGGCGGCGGCGCGATCACTGCGTCAAGCCGTGTTTCGCTGAGCGACAGGGCCCATCCGCCTACCTCGTGTGGGGAAGCCGTCTTCCAGCCAGGTCGCAGGGTGTTGATCAACCCAGTTGACCGCGTAGTGAAGGGCGCGAACCCTGCCAGCTGTCACAGTCTGAGTGTCTCCCCGCCGGCCAGAGGTCCCTTGTTTTCGCGTGAGGGGAGCGCACGACTGAGGTGCCATGCACCGGATCCTCTTCCGCTGGCGGCTCGGCGCGATCCCGGTCGTGTTCGGGGTCTCGGTCCTGACGTTCGTCCTCACCAGTCTGGTAACGAGGCCGGCGCCGCCCTCCCCGCCCACCCCGGCATCCGCAAGATGAGCTTCACCGGCTCCCCCGCCACCGGCACCGCCGTCATGGAGGCCTGCGCCCGCAACCCTCGTACCCCTTCAGCTGGAGTTGGGCGGCAAGTCCCCGCAGATCGTGCTGCCGGACGCGGACCTGGCCAAGGCCGTACCGGCGATCGTGCGCAGCATCGTCATGAACAGCGGCCAGGTCTGCGCGGCCGGCTCCCGCGTCCTGGTCCACTCCTCCCAGCACGACCGGCTCGTGGCCGAACTCGCCGACGCCTTCCGCGCCGTAAGGGTCGGGATGTGGGACCAGCCCGTCGCCATGGGCCCTCTCATCAGCGCCCGGCAGGAGAGGCGGGTGCTGGACCACCTGGCCATCGGCCGTGCGGAGGGCGCCGAAGTGGTCGTCGGGGGCGGGAAGTTGACCGGCGCTCCCTACGACAACGGCTACTTCGTGGAGCCGACCCTCTTCGTCCGGGTCACGCCGGACATGCGCGTCGCCCAGGAGGAGATCTTCGGCCCCGTGCTCTCCGTCGTCACCTACGAGGACGAGGAGGAGGCTGTCGCCCGCGCCAACGGCACCCGCTACGGTCTCACCGCCACCGTCTGGACCCAGGACGTCGGCCGCACGATACGGCCGGCCCGCCGGGTCCAGGCCGGGCAGGTCGCCGTCAACACCCTCGGCGACGGCGGCCCCAACGGCGCGATCGGCGCGCCCTTCGGCGGCTACAGGCACAGCGGCTTCGGCCGCTCCATGGGGCCCGACTACCTGGAGGACTGGACCCAGGTGAAGTGCGTCGTCATCAACTCCGCCTGAGCGCGGGCGCATCGCCTGCGGGGTTCGAGCGGCGGGCAACGCGTCCAACCCCGAGGACGCTCAACACCGCTCGAACCACGCGGATCAACGCAGGCCGGCGAAGAGATCGTTCTCGGGTACGGGCGCGTCGGTGGTGTCCTGGACGCGTACGAAGGTCTCGATGCCCATCAGCTCGCCGAACCGCTCCTTGCCCATCTTGAGGAAGAAGATGTTCTCGCCCTGGCTGGCGTGCGCGGCCAGGGCGTCGAACTTCTGGCCGCTGAAGCCTGTCGTGTCCACCCACGTGGTGATCTCGTCGTCGGGGAGACCGATCTCGGCCAGCGCGGCGGCCTCGGCCGGGTCCGGCTCCGGCATGTCCTCATGGAACTCGCGCATGACCTCGCCGAACCGCTGCATCATCGAGCGGGGCGCCGTCGTCCAGTACACCTTCGGTGACAGTTCGGTCATCTCCAGCGCCGCCATCGTGATGCGGTGGGCCTGGATGTGGTCGGGGTGGCCGTAGAAGCCGTTCTCGTCATAGGTGACGACCACGTCGGGCTGGTAGTGCCGCATGAGTTCCGCGAGCCGCGCCGCGCCTTCCTGCACAGGGGTCTGCCAGAAGGATCCGGGGGCGTCGTTGCCGGGCCAGCCCATCATTCCGGAGTCGGCGTAGTCCAGCATCTCCAGGTCGCTGACCTTCAGGACGTCACAGCTGGCCTCGAGTTCCTGCCGGCGCATCAAGGCGACAGCCGCCGGATCGTGCCCGGGATCGCCCGGCTTCACACCCCCCGGCCCGTCCCCGCAAGCGCCGTCGGTACAGGTCACGAGAACCGTGCGGATGCCTTCCGCCGCGTACCGCGCGAGGACCCCTCCCGTGCCGGTGGCCTCGTCGTCGGGGTGGGCGTGCACGGCCATGAGAGTCAAAGGGCGGTCAGTCATGACGAAGTCCTCCAGCGAAAATACGTCTTGGTCCACAGAGCACGGCGGATACACCGCGACCTCGAGGATCGGCTACTGGTGGGGCGGATGACCTTACGGTCCCCTGTTCCCCACCCATGCGGCGCCGGTCCCTCGCTCGATGCAACCTTCCCGGTCGGACCTGGTGTTCCCGACGCGGCCCCTTGGCTTGTTTCATGCGCAGGTGCAAGCAGCTCCTGAGGGGTCCCGTCGAACCGGCGACACTGATCGACGGCGCTCATCGGCGGCGCTCATCGGCGGCGAGCGCCGAGACATCCCGAGGACCGCCGACTCGGGGGGGGGGCTGCCGACGTCGGGACTGCGGGTCGGGCCGCCGCCCCTCGCCCATCACCCATCGCTCCTCGTCCGGTCCACCGTTTCGGCCCGCAGCCGCATCGATAGGACACGCCTATACGGGGCATCGATTTTTGGTCGTGGACCCCCCGCGCCCGGCCCGGGTTCACTGTGGCCCAAAGCTGGCGCGGACCGATCGGGCTCGGTGGCGCGCGATCAGGGAGGCTGCAATGACGCATACCCCGGGCAACGGACGAGCCGAGCAGGCCGCGCGTATCGCGGCCGAGCCGTGGTACCGGCAGTTGTACGTCCAGGTGCTGGTGGCGATCGTGATCGGCATCGTGCTGGGCTGGCGGTGGCCGGATCTGGCCACCGACATGGAGCCGATCGGCACGACGTTCATCACCGCGATGAAGATGCTGATCGGACCGATCGTCTTCCTGACGATCATCGGCGGCATCGCCGGCATCGCCGGCGTCGCGGATCAGCCCTGTGAGCCACCAGGGTTAGGGACTTGGGGACGACAGGTCGAGTCGTACGGGGTCGTCGCGGGCGCTTTGCGGCGTGCCGCGGCGATCCTGCGTACGTGCTTTTCCGTGTCCGGTACGTGCACGTGCACATGCACGTGCACCGGCCCTGCGTGACCGGTCTCCGGGATTTCGTACCCTTGCGGCATGCGCATGCGTCCCACCCTGAGCTGGACCCCTGCCGAGGATCTGCCGCCGGCCACCACGGATCTGGGCCCGGTCGTGGATGCCCTGAGCGCCGGCGGTGTGCTGGTGCTCAGCGGGGCGGGCATCTCCACGGAGTCGGGCATCCCCGACTACCGGGGCGAGGGCGGGAGCCTTGGCCGGCACACGCCGATGACCTACCAGGACTTCACCGCCGGCGCCCAGGCCCGCCGTCGTTACTGGGCACGCAGTCACCTCGGCTGGCGCACCTTCGGTCGGGCCCGCCCCAACGCCGGGCACCGGGCGGTGGCGGCCTTCGAGCGGCACGGCCTGCTCTCGGGGGTGATCACCCAGAACGTGGACGGGCTGCACCAGGCCGCGGGCAGCGCGGATGTCGTCGAGTTGCACGGCAGCCTGGGCCGGGTCGTCTGCCTGTCCTGCGGTGCTGTCAGCTCGCGCCGGGCGCTGGCCCTGCGGCTGGAGGAGGCCAACGCGGGCTTCGCACCGACGGCCGCCGGAATCAACCCCGACGGTGACGCCGACCTCACCGACGCACAGGTGGGCGACTTCCAGGTGCTGCCCTGCCTGAGCTGCGACGGCGTCCTCAAGCCGGACGTGGTGTTCTTCGGTGAGACAGTGCCCTCGACGAGGGTCGAGCAGTGCCGCCGGCTGGTCCGCGACGCGAGATCGCTTCTGGTGCTGGGCTCTTCCCTGACCGTGATGTCCGGTCTACGGTTCGTCCGCCAGGCCTCCCAGGCCGGCAAACCCGTGATCATCGTCAACCGGGACCCCACCCGGGGCGACCCGCACGCCCTCACCCGCGTCGCGCTGCCGTTGGGAGCAGCGCTGACCACCGTGGCCGACGCCCTGAACCTGACCGTCGGCACGGAGCCGACCGCGGAACGAGCCGGGGAGGCCTGAGCAGGCCCACGCCTTCTTCGAGTGCCGCCGGGGCCGCCTGTCCATGGGACGCCTCGGCCGCTGGAGGCCGTTCCGGAACCGCCTGCACGCCGCCGCGGTGCTCGACACACCGCGGCGGCGTACGTGGGTTCGACTGGCCCCCGAAGCCCGGGTACCGGGCCGGGATCAGGCGGGGGTGATGTTCTCCGCCTGCGGGCCCTTCTGGCCCTGGGTGATGTCGAAGGTGACCGCCTGGCCCTCCTGAAGCTCACGGAAGCCGGAGGCGTTGATGTTGGAGTAGTGCGCGAAGACGTCCGGACCGCCGCCGTCCTGGGCGATGAAGCCGAAGCCCTTCTCGGAGTTGAACCACTTCACGGTTCCGCTGGCCATGCTGATGCCTCTCAGTCGATGTCAGGAACCGCACCGCGCGGCCCTGGAGGTGATCGCCCTGGTCCGGCACTGCACAGCAAAGCGCCCACGCCAAGGCGCGGGCAGGTACTGCGAACCACGACAGCTGAAGCAGACGCTACACGGCGAAGCCGATCATCTCCAGAGAGCGACAACTATGTACCGCATCGCGCCGGTTGGGACCCCGGGACCCCAGGTCCGCGGCCACGCCGTCGGAGACGCTCCCCTCGACCCACGACGGGGCCGACGTGCCCGCTGTGGACAAGGACAAGTCGCCCCGGCCCCCCGCCCGCTTCACGCACCCGTACCGCGTCAC
This DNA window, taken from Streptomyces sp. NBC_00663, encodes the following:
- a CDS encoding cation:dicarboxylate symporter family transporter — translated: MTHTPGNGRAEQAARIAAEPWYRQLYVQVLVAIVIGIVLGWRWPDLATDMEPIGTTFITAMKMLIGPIVFLTIIGGIAGIAGVADQPCEPPGLGTWGRQVESYGVVAGALRRAAAILRTCFSVSGTCTCTCTCTGPA
- a CDS encoding PIG-L family deacetylase, with product MTDRPLTLMAVHAHPDDEATGTGGVLARYAAEGIRTVLVTCTDGACGDGPGGVKPGDPGHDPAAVALMRRQELEASCDVLKVSDLEMLDYADSGMMGWPGNDAPGSFWQTPVQEGAARLAELMRHYQPDVVVTYDENGFYGHPDHIQAHRITMAALEMTELSPKVYWTTAPRSMMQRFGEVMREFHEDMPEPDPAEAAALAEIGLPDDEITTWVDTTGFSGQKFDALAAHASQGENIFFLKMGKERFGELMGIETFVRVQDTTDAPVPENDLFAGLR
- a CDS encoding cold-shock protein encodes the protein MASGTVKWFNSEKGFGFIAQDGGGPDVFAHYSNINASGFRELQEGQAVTFDITQGQKGPQAENITPA
- a CDS encoding NAD-dependent protein deacetylase, whose translation is MRMRPTLSWTPAEDLPPATTDLGPVVDALSAGGVLVLSGAGISTESGIPDYRGEGGSLGRHTPMTYQDFTAGAQARRRYWARSHLGWRTFGRARPNAGHRAVAAFERHGLLSGVITQNVDGLHQAAGSADVVELHGSLGRVVCLSCGAVSSRRALALRLEEANAGFAPTAAGINPDGDADLTDAQVGDFQVLPCLSCDGVLKPDVVFFGETVPSTRVEQCRRLVRDARSLLVLGSSLTVMSGLRFVRQASQAGKPVIIVNRDPTRGDPHALTRVALPLGAALTTVADALNLTVGTEPTAERAGEA